A window of Amycolatopsis australiensis contains these coding sequences:
- a CDS encoding general stress protein — translation MTTAFTQSTFTEQPQARPQLPTMPTGWPIGSYESYEQAQRAVDHLAGADFPVTDVTIVGVEPLLVERVAGKLSWGRVLGSAATSGAMFGLFLGLVLSLLNPGAGLVPIVIGLVAGLGFNLLFGALGYAVNRNKRGFVSQSQLVARRYDVLSQPRNAEKGRALLADFAARSAFGH, via the coding sequence ATGACCACAGCATTCACGCAGAGCACGTTCACCGAGCAGCCGCAGGCCCGGCCGCAGCTGCCGACGATGCCCACCGGCTGGCCGATCGGCTCGTACGAGTCCTACGAGCAGGCCCAGCGCGCGGTCGACCACCTCGCGGGCGCGGACTTCCCGGTCACCGACGTCACGATCGTGGGCGTGGAGCCGCTGCTCGTCGAGCGCGTGGCGGGCAAGCTGTCCTGGGGACGGGTGCTGGGCAGCGCCGCGACGTCCGGCGCGATGTTCGGCCTGTTCCTCGGCCTGGTGCTGAGCCTGCTCAACCCGGGCGCCGGCCTGGTCCCGATCGTGATCGGCCTCGTCGCCGGTCTCGGGTTCAACCTGCTGTTCGGCGCGCTGGGCTACGCGGTGAACCGGAACAAGCGCGGGTTCGTCTCGCAGAGCCAGCTGGTGGCCCGCCGCTACGACGTCCTGTCCCAGCCGCGCAACGCCGAGAAGGGCCGCGCGCTGCTGGCGGACTTCGCGGCGCGCAGTGCGTTCGGCCACTGA
- a CDS encoding YceD family protein: MSENKTPQLDDRSPWVIDTRELGRHAGLSRAVRRSVPVETPLGVPDVITIEAGSELELDLLLESVVEGVLVSGTATATAKGTCARCLDPLTEEVEVEVQELFAYPGSATEETTEEDEIPRLVDDRIDLEPIVRDAVVLALPLAPLCTEDCAGLCSECGVKWADLEPGHGHEKIDPRWAALVERFDENAGEKPAPGPAEQA, from the coding sequence ATGTCCGAGAACAAGACCCCCCAGCTCGACGACCGCAGCCCGTGGGTGATCGACACCCGTGAGCTCGGCCGTCACGCCGGCCTCAGCCGCGCCGTCCGGCGCAGCGTGCCGGTGGAGACGCCGCTCGGCGTCCCCGACGTCATCACCATCGAAGCCGGCTCCGAGCTGGAACTCGACCTGCTCCTCGAGTCCGTCGTCGAAGGCGTGCTGGTCAGCGGCACCGCCACGGCCACGGCGAAGGGCACGTGCGCCCGCTGCCTCGATCCGCTGACCGAAGAGGTCGAGGTCGAGGTCCAGGAGCTGTTCGCCTACCCGGGGTCGGCCACGGAGGAGACCACCGAGGAGGACGAGATCCCGCGGCTGGTCGACGACCGGATCGACCTCGAGCCGATCGTGCGCGACGCCGTCGTGCTCGCCCTGCCGCTGGCGCCGTTGTGCACCGAGGACTGCGCCGGGCTGTGCTCGGAGTGCGGTGTCAAGTGGGCCGATCTCGAGCCCGGACACGGGCATGAGAAGATAGACCCTCGGTGGGCCGCACTCGTGGAGCGATTCGACGAGAACGCGGGCGAAAAGCCTGCGCCGGGCCCCGCTGAGCAAGCCTGA
- a CDS encoding polysaccharide lyase 6 family protein, with amino-acid sequence MRLFFVPLIAAALVVVPGPSASAAQIRVTSLSALQSALDKAQPGDTIALADGSYSAGSALAIKRSGTAPAPITVTAEHVGKATITGSKTFSFAGGVSNVVLRGFKFRGGAPLSIPAGASHNRLSRNDFQLTTDGNWVTVNGDDTEVDRNVFQNRTSQGVFLQILGPSDAMAQRVHVHHNYFFNHQFAGANGGESIRLGLSNHQAYSAHALVENNLFEKADGDIEAISVKSSDNVVRYNTIRDSKGYIVLRHGNRGLVEGNLLFRSGIRFHGNDHRIVDNYVANSDGRAIVFGSGDEADSGPTSKLHDRPDRGTVAYNTVLGSSSVIDGDGGDFKPKDCVVADNIVQGTSGTLVTLPSGSTVKYEGNITFGGTAGIPSRPVDPKLVKDAAGLYRLAAGSPAIDAGVGSYPDAAKDFDLQTRTGAFDVGADEYFATGLTRVPLTKADVGPGAP; translated from the coding sequence ATGCGGCTGTTCTTCGTTCCCCTGATCGCGGCGGCGCTCGTCGTCGTGCCCGGACCTTCCGCGTCGGCCGCGCAGATCCGGGTCACTTCGCTGTCCGCGCTGCAGTCGGCGCTGGACAAGGCGCAGCCGGGGGACACGATCGCGCTGGCCGACGGCTCCTACTCCGCAGGGTCGGCGCTCGCGATCAAGCGGTCCGGTACCGCGCCGGCGCCGATCACGGTCACCGCCGAGCACGTCGGCAAGGCGACGATCACCGGCTCGAAGACGTTCTCCTTCGCCGGCGGCGTGTCGAACGTCGTGCTGCGGGGCTTCAAGTTCCGGGGCGGCGCGCCGCTGAGCATCCCCGCCGGGGCGTCGCACAACCGCTTGTCCCGAAACGACTTCCAGCTCACCACCGACGGCAACTGGGTCACGGTGAACGGCGACGACACCGAGGTCGACCGCAACGTCTTCCAGAACCGCACCAGCCAGGGTGTGTTCCTGCAGATCCTCGGCCCGTCGGACGCCATGGCGCAGCGCGTCCACGTGCACCACAACTACTTCTTCAACCACCAGTTCGCCGGGGCCAACGGCGGCGAGTCGATCCGGCTCGGCCTGAGCAACCACCAGGCGTACTCGGCGCACGCGCTCGTCGAGAACAACCTGTTCGAGAAGGCCGACGGCGACATCGAGGCGATCTCGGTGAAGTCGTCGGACAACGTGGTGCGCTACAACACGATCCGCGACAGCAAGGGCTACATCGTGCTGCGGCACGGCAACCGCGGCCTCGTCGAGGGCAACCTCCTGTTCCGGTCGGGCATCCGGTTCCACGGCAACGACCACCGGATCGTCGACAACTACGTCGCGAACTCCGACGGCCGCGCGATCGTGTTCGGGTCCGGCGACGAGGCCGACAGCGGGCCGACGAGCAAGCTGCACGACCGCCCGGACCGCGGCACGGTGGCGTACAACACGGTCCTGGGCAGCTCGTCGGTGATCGACGGCGACGGCGGCGACTTCAAGCCGAAGGACTGCGTGGTCGCGGACAACATCGTCCAGGGGACGTCCGGCACGCTCGTGACGCTGCCGAGCGGGTCGACGGTGAAGTACGAAGGCAACATCACCTTCGGCGGGACAGCCGGGATCCCGTCCCGGCCGGTGGACCCGAAGCTCGTGAAGGACGCCGCCGGGCTGTACCGGCTGGCCGCCGGGAGCCCGGCGATCGACGCCGGCGTCGGGTCGTACCCGGATGCGGCGAAGGACTTCGACCTGCAGACCCGCACGGGCGCGTTCGACGTCGGCGCCGACGAGTACTTCGCCACCGGCCTCACCCGCGTCCCGCTGACGAAAGCCGACGTCGGACCGGGCGCGCCGTAA
- a CDS encoding DivIVA domain-containing protein produces the protein MYRVFEALDELVTIVEEARGVPMTSSCVVPRGDVLELLDDVRDALPAEVDDAQDVLDKRDDILHAARKEASETVAGANAEAERAIAEATDEAERILADARARAEQMLADAHDQADRTVAAGQAEYQNLTERSRAESERMIQAGRDAYDRAIEDGRAEQARLVAQTEVVQAAHAESARIVDEAHAEADRQRADCDAYVDGKLAEFSELLATTLRTVDSGRNHLRSPANLPGGGGRPTLYDYQV, from the coding sequence GTGTACCGGGTTTTCGAGGCGCTCGACGAGCTCGTCACCATCGTCGAAGAGGCGCGCGGCGTCCCGATGACGTCCAGCTGCGTGGTGCCCCGCGGCGACGTGCTGGAGCTCCTCGACGACGTCCGCGACGCGCTGCCCGCCGAGGTCGACGACGCGCAGGACGTGCTCGACAAGCGCGACGACATCCTCCACGCCGCCCGCAAGGAGGCGAGCGAGACCGTCGCCGGCGCGAACGCCGAGGCCGAGCGGGCGATCGCGGAAGCCACCGACGAAGCCGAGCGCATCCTGGCCGACGCGCGCGCCCGTGCCGAGCAGATGCTCGCCGACGCGCACGACCAGGCCGACCGCACGGTCGCCGCCGGCCAGGCCGAGTACCAGAACCTCACCGAGCGCTCCCGCGCCGAGTCCGAGCGCATGATCCAGGCCGGCCGCGACGCCTACGACCGCGCGATCGAGGACGGCCGCGCCGAGCAGGCCCGGCTGGTGGCGCAGACCGAGGTCGTCCAGGCGGCGCACGCGGAGTCGGCGCGCATCGTCGACGAGGCCCACGCGGAGGCCGACCGCCAGCGCGCGGACTGCGACGCCTACGTCGACGGCAAGCTGGCGGAGTTCTCGGAGCTGCTGGCGACGACGCTGCGGACGGTCGACTCGGGCCGCAACCACCTGCGCTCCCCGGCGAACCTCCCGGGTGGCGGCGGCCGCCCGACGCTCTACGACTACCAGGTGTGA
- the rnc gene encoding ribonuclease III — MGGKTPGGPAADPAPLLEALGVTLGPELLRLSLTHRSYAYENGGLPPNERLEFLGDAVLSLVVTDHLYTTHPDLPEGQLAKLRASVVNMHALARVARGLGEGGLGAHLLLGKGEELTGGRDKASILADGLEAVIGAVYIEHGIEIARKLVHHLFDGLLAEAPLRGAGLDWKTSLQELTASAGLGVPEYKVEDTGPDHRKEFTATVLVAGRGLGHGTGSTKKEAEQKAAETAWRSLSAELEVQKPES, encoded by the coding sequence ATGGGGGGCAAGACGCCCGGGGGACCCGCAGCCGATCCGGCGCCGTTGCTCGAAGCGCTCGGGGTCACCTTGGGCCCCGAGCTGCTCCGGCTTTCGCTGACCCACCGTTCGTACGCGTACGAAAACGGGGGTCTGCCGCCGAACGAGCGGCTGGAGTTCCTCGGTGACGCCGTGCTGAGCCTCGTCGTCACCGATCACCTGTACACCACGCACCCGGACCTGCCCGAAGGTCAGCTCGCGAAGCTCCGCGCCAGCGTCGTCAACATGCACGCGCTGGCGCGGGTCGCCCGCGGGCTCGGCGAGGGCGGGCTCGGGGCGCACCTGCTGCTCGGCAAGGGCGAAGAGCTCACCGGCGGCCGGGACAAGGCGAGCATCCTCGCCGACGGCCTGGAAGCCGTCATCGGCGCCGTCTACATCGAGCACGGCATCGAGATCGCCCGCAAGCTCGTGCACCACCTCTTCGACGGCCTGCTCGCCGAAGCGCCGTTGCGCGGTGCCGGGCTCGACTGGAAGACGAGCCTCCAGGAGCTGACCGCGTCGGCCGGTCTCGGCGTGCCCGAGTACAAGGTCGAGGACACCGGACCGGACCACCGCAAGGAGTTCACGGCCACGGTGCTCGTCGCCGGCCGCGGCCTCGGCCACGGCACCGGTTCGACCAAGAAGGAAGCCGAGCAGAAGGCCGCCGAGACGGCCTGGCGTTCGCTGTCGGCCGAGCTCGAGGTCCAAAAGCCGGAGTCCTGA
- the coaD gene encoding pantetheine-phosphate adenylyltransferase, translating to MRRAVCPGSYDPATNGHLDIIERAGRLFDEVVVAVGVNRSKKGLFEIEERLEMLREITAKLPNVRVDSWEGLLVDYCRDHDIAAIAKGLRSVSDFDYELQMAQMNRELTGVETLLMANNPAYGFVSSSLVKEVAALGGDIEHLVPPIVYQRLSAKFPKLGR from the coding sequence ATGCGGCGTGCGGTCTGTCCCGGTTCCTACGATCCGGCCACCAACGGCCACCTCGACATCATCGAGCGGGCCGGCCGGCTGTTCGACGAGGTCGTCGTCGCGGTCGGGGTGAACCGGAGCAAGAAGGGCCTCTTCGAGATCGAAGAGCGCCTGGAGATGCTGCGCGAGATCACCGCGAAGCTGCCGAACGTGCGGGTCGACTCGTGGGAGGGCCTGCTCGTCGACTACTGCCGCGACCACGACATCGCGGCGATCGCCAAGGGCCTGCGCTCGGTCAGCGACTTCGACTACGAGCTGCAGATGGCGCAGATGAACCGCGAGCTCACCGGCGTCGAGACGCTGCTGATGGCGAACAACCCGGCGTACGGGTTCGTGTCCAGCTCGCTGGTCAAGGAGGTCGCGGCGCTCGGCGGCGACATCGAGCACCTCGTGCCGCCGATCGTCTACCAGCGGCTGTCGGCGAAGTTCCCGAAGCTCGGCCGCTGA
- a CDS encoding ribonuclease domain-containing protein: MTNYRSRLVAVLFALLATLFTGVTAAEAVADSPAVAAQNACGNLSGFTHTTLPALPAEATTTYDLIQQGGPFPYPRNDGVVFDNREGVLPACAPGYYHEYTVPTPGSSTRGTRRIVTGSGREYFYTGDHYATFQVIDVPGGPAHACGDLSGLAKIGYSQLSSAAKTAVDDVRDGTATGTTYQNREGVLPACAPGYYTLFAVGTNDRVISGKAGELAYTPDRYVTFERIDLGA; this comes from the coding sequence ATGACCAACTACCGATCACGCCTGGTCGCTGTCCTCTTCGCGCTCCTGGCCACGTTGTTCACGGGTGTCACCGCCGCCGAAGCGGTCGCGGATTCACCCGCCGTCGCCGCGCAGAACGCCTGCGGGAACCTGTCCGGGTTCACGCACACGACGCTCCCGGCGCTGCCGGCCGAAGCGACGACGACGTACGACCTGATCCAGCAGGGCGGCCCGTTCCCGTACCCGCGCAACGACGGGGTCGTCTTCGACAACCGGGAGGGCGTCCTCCCGGCGTGCGCGCCGGGCTACTACCACGAGTACACGGTGCCGACGCCCGGCTCGAGCACCCGCGGCACGCGGCGCATCGTGACCGGCTCCGGCCGCGAGTACTTCTACACCGGCGACCACTACGCCACCTTCCAGGTGATCGACGTGCCCGGCGGCCCGGCGCACGCCTGCGGCGACCTGTCCGGCCTGGCGAAGATCGGCTACTCGCAGCTGTCGTCGGCCGCGAAGACCGCGGTGGACGACGTCCGCGACGGCACCGCCACCGGCACGACGTACCAGAACCGCGAAGGCGTCCTCCCGGCGTGCGCGCCGGGGTACTACACGCTGTTCGCCGTCGGCACGAACGACCGGGTCATCTCCGGCAAGGCGGGCGAGCTGGCCTACACGCCGGACCGCTACGTCACCTTCGAGCGGATCGACCTCGGCGCCTGA
- a CDS encoding SMP-30/gluconolactonase/LRE family protein produces the protein MDLIKTDFQVLDERFARVGGDQWTRRLHTGCRWAEGPAYFPAGRYLVFSDIPNDRTLRWDETTGRVGVFRQPSGYANGHTVDRAGRLVSCEQGPRRVTRTEHDGSVTVLAAEFRGKRFNSPNDVVEHSDGSIWFTDPSYGIDSDYEGYRAESEIGACHVYRVSPDGEVSIAADDFSRPNGLAFSADESRLYIVDTRQEPSHIRVFGVRRDGGLTGGEIFATCDNGVFDGVRVDSEGQVWAAAHDGLHCFAPDGVKIGKLRLPEVCSNLTFGGPRGNDLFITASSSVYTLRVTVTGARYPR, from the coding sequence GTGGATCTGATCAAGACGGACTTCCAGGTGCTGGACGAACGCTTCGCCCGCGTCGGCGGCGACCAGTGGACGCGGCGCCTGCACACCGGCTGCCGCTGGGCGGAGGGGCCCGCGTACTTCCCCGCCGGCCGCTACCTGGTGTTCAGCGACATCCCGAACGACCGGACGCTGCGCTGGGACGAGACGACGGGCCGGGTCGGCGTGTTCCGGCAGCCGTCCGGGTACGCCAACGGCCACACGGTCGACCGCGCCGGCCGGCTGGTCAGCTGCGAGCAGGGTCCCCGCCGGGTGACGCGCACGGAGCACGACGGATCGGTGACGGTGCTCGCGGCGGAGTTCCGCGGCAAGCGGTTCAACAGCCCGAACGACGTGGTCGAACACTCGGACGGGTCAATCTGGTTCACCGACCCGAGTTACGGCATCGACAGCGACTACGAGGGGTACCGGGCGGAGAGCGAGATCGGGGCGTGCCACGTGTACCGCGTGTCCCCGGACGGCGAGGTATCGATCGCCGCCGACGACTTCAGCCGCCCGAACGGCCTGGCGTTCTCGGCCGACGAGTCCCGGCTGTACATAGTGGACACCCGCCAGGAGCCGAGCCACATCAGGGTGTTCGGCGTGCGACGGGACGGCGGCCTGACGGGCGGCGAGATCTTCGCGACGTGCGACAACGGAGTGTTCGACGGGGTCAGGGTGGACAGCGAAGGCCAGGTCTGGGCAGCGGCCCACGACGGATTGCACTGTTTCGCCCCGGACGGGGTGAAGATCGGCAAGCTGCGGCTGCCGGAGGTGTGTTCGAACCTGACTTTCGGGGGCCCGCGGGGGAACGACCTGTTCATCACGGCCTCGAGTTCGGTGTACACGCTGAGGGTGACGGTCACAGGGGCGCGCTACCCGCGATGA
- a CDS encoding helix-turn-helix domain-containing protein: MVKEPGKSTLAEKIDRLFHVVRRPDREPYSNEEVAKACREATGESFSTTYLWQLRTGRRDNPTKRHLEALAKFFGVPPAYFFDDEQSAKIAEELALLGALRDAGVRDLALRAVTLSADGLDTISDMIDAIARREASRGGQKKEN, from the coding sequence GTGGTCAAGGAGCCCGGAAAGTCGACGCTGGCCGAGAAGATCGACCGGCTGTTCCACGTGGTCCGCAGGCCCGATCGTGAGCCGTACAGCAACGAAGAGGTAGCGAAGGCGTGCCGCGAGGCAACGGGCGAAAGCTTCTCGACGACGTACCTGTGGCAGCTGCGCACGGGCCGCCGCGACAACCCGACCAAGCGCCACCTGGAGGCACTGGCAAAGTTCTTCGGCGTACCCCCGGCGTATTTCTTCGACGACGAGCAAAGCGCGAAGATCGCGGAGGAGCTGGCCCTGCTGGGGGCGTTGCGCGACGCAGGGGTGCGCGATCTGGCGCTGCGAGCGGTGACGCTGTCGGCGGACGGCCTGGACACGATCAGCGACATGATCGACGCGATAGCCCGGCGGGAGGCAAGCCGCGGCGGACAGAAGAAGGAGAACTGA
- a CDS encoding PadR family transcriptional regulator, translated as MEISQLLKGVLDLAVLAVLREEDGYGYDVLRRLRTAGLDEVGDASVYGTLRRLYKAGLLTSYVVPSEEGPHRKYYSLNEPGRARLAESGKTWQSFASTMNALLGEAA; from the coding sequence GTGGAGATCAGTCAGCTGCTCAAAGGGGTGCTCGATCTCGCCGTCCTCGCGGTGCTGCGCGAGGAAGACGGCTACGGGTACGACGTCCTGCGAAGACTCAGGACGGCCGGCCTGGACGAGGTGGGGGACGCGTCGGTGTACGGGACGTTGCGCAGGCTCTACAAGGCCGGCCTGCTCACCTCGTACGTGGTGCCGAGCGAAGAAGGCCCGCACCGCAAGTACTACAGCCTGAACGAGCCGGGCCGGGCGCGCCTGGCGGAGTCCGGCAAGACCTGGCAGAGCTTCGCATCGACGATGAACGCGCTTTTGGGAGAGGCAGCATGA
- a CDS encoding MAB_1171c family putative transporter, giving the protein MIETLAYYLCVVGFAGFGYKLIEARRSQPVRVMWFLAGFGICIAGGILVLTPAMTALAGPGPVAEWILTLAGDELKLGAIGFAVAFTQSVWRGEGARLAPHAWFTAATMLLLAACFTLSEPKRVGDDTVFSDGALPFAMADKVVFLLYSLISLGLLMTVFARSARHAEPGPLRAGLWLLVVGVGSAFAWTFWDIDDVRRLAETARIGAREDLPSSVLAATTIGLVTAGATLSAWAPAVTSVIGRVRAYRAYRRIEPLWTALRAAVPGIALEPGRKLAGGAEFALYRRVIEIRDGHLALRAHFDPDLPARAERAARKAGVPDAEVRPTVEAVTLAAAIEAGREGRRYEPPAPTQLPDTDADVATEAAWLVRVSRAWQRAAVVDRVRAGAAG; this is encoded by the coding sequence GTGATCGAGACGCTGGCCTACTACCTCTGCGTAGTGGGCTTCGCCGGCTTCGGCTACAAGCTGATCGAGGCGCGCCGCAGCCAGCCGGTGCGCGTCATGTGGTTCCTCGCCGGCTTCGGGATCTGCATCGCCGGCGGCATTCTCGTCCTGACGCCCGCCATGACGGCCCTCGCCGGCCCCGGCCCGGTCGCCGAGTGGATCCTCACCCTGGCCGGCGACGAGCTGAAGCTCGGCGCGATCGGTTTCGCCGTCGCGTTCACGCAGTCGGTCTGGCGCGGCGAAGGCGCCAGGCTCGCGCCGCACGCGTGGTTCACCGCCGCGACGATGCTGCTGCTCGCAGCGTGCTTCACGCTCTCCGAGCCGAAGCGCGTCGGCGACGACACGGTCTTCTCGGACGGCGCCCTGCCCTTCGCCATGGCCGACAAGGTCGTGTTCCTGCTCTACAGCCTGATCAGCCTCGGCCTGCTGATGACGGTGTTCGCGCGCAGCGCGCGGCACGCGGAGCCGGGACCGCTGCGCGCCGGGCTGTGGCTGCTGGTGGTCGGCGTGGGGTCGGCGTTCGCGTGGACGTTCTGGGACATCGACGACGTCCGCCGCCTCGCCGAAACGGCCCGGATCGGCGCCCGCGAGGACCTGCCGTCGTCGGTGCTGGCGGCGACGACGATCGGTTTAGTCACGGCGGGCGCGACACTCAGCGCGTGGGCACCGGCGGTGACGTCGGTGATCGGCCGGGTCCGGGCGTACCGCGCGTACCGCCGCATCGAGCCACTGTGGACGGCGTTGCGCGCGGCAGTGCCGGGAATCGCGTTGGAGCCGGGCCGCAAACTGGCGGGCGGCGCGGAGTTCGCGCTGTACCGCAGGGTGATCGAAATCCGCGACGGCCACCTGGCCCTCCGAGCCCACTTCGACCCGGACCTCCCGGCCCGAGCCGAGAGGGCGGCCCGCAAGGCGGGAGTCCCGGATGCGGAGGTGCGGCCAACGGTGGAAGCGGTGACTCTGGCGGCGGCGATCGAGGCAGGCCGCGAAGGAAGACGCTACGAGCCACCAGCCCCGACCCAGCTCCCGGACACGGACGCGGACGTGGCAACGGAAGCGGCCTGGCTGGTGAGGGTAAGCCGAGCATGGCAGCGCGCGGCGGTGGTGGACCGGGTCCGCGCGGGGGCGGCGGGGTAG
- the rpmF gene encoding 50S ribosomal protein L32, with the protein MAVPKRKMSRSNTRSRRSQWKAAPVQLVPCSNRACKQPKLQHVACPSCGQHNGRQVVEPA; encoded by the coding sequence GTGGCCGTCCCGAAGCGGAAGATGTCGCGATCCAACACGCGCTCCCGCCGCAGCCAGTGGAAGGCGGCTCCGGTGCAGCTGGTGCCCTGCTCCAACCGCGCCTGCAAGCAGCCGAAGCTCCAGCACGTCGCGTGCCCGTCGTGCGGCCAGCACAACGGCCGCCAGGTCGTCGAGCCCGCCTGA
- the mutM gene encoding bifunctional DNA-formamidopyrimidine glycosylase/DNA-(apurinic or apyrimidinic site) lyase, with product MPELPEVEVVRLGLQAHVAGRTIREAQVLHPRAIRRHALGADDFARRLAGTRVEAARRRGKYLWLELSDKEALLAHLGMSGQMLVQPEDAPDEKHLRVRLRFADDGPELRFVDQRTFGGLALDDLNEVLLPDTIAHIARDPMDPEFDLDAAVRALRSRRTEVKRALLDQTLVSGIGNIYADEALWRARLHWSRPTEKLTMAKGRELLSAAADVMNAALGAGGTSFDALYVNVNGQSGYFDRSLDAYGQEGKPCGRCGTAIRREPFMNRSSFSCPRCQPRPRRQLG from the coding sequence ATGCCCGAACTCCCCGAGGTCGAAGTCGTCCGCCTGGGCCTGCAGGCGCACGTCGCGGGCCGGACGATCCGCGAGGCGCAGGTCCTGCACCCCCGCGCCATCCGCCGGCACGCGCTGGGCGCCGATGACTTCGCGCGGCGCCTGGCCGGCACCCGCGTCGAGGCGGCGCGGCGCCGTGGCAAGTACCTGTGGCTGGAGCTGTCCGACAAGGAAGCGCTGCTGGCCCACCTCGGGATGAGCGGGCAGATGCTCGTCCAGCCGGAGGACGCACCGGACGAGAAGCACCTGCGGGTGCGGCTGCGCTTCGCCGACGACGGCCCGGAGCTGCGGTTCGTCGACCAGCGGACGTTCGGCGGCCTGGCGCTCGACGACCTCAACGAGGTGCTCCTCCCGGACACGATCGCGCACATCGCGCGTGACCCGATGGACCCGGAGTTCGACCTGGACGCGGCGGTGCGCGCGCTGCGGTCCCGGCGGACGGAGGTCAAGCGGGCGCTGCTGGACCAGACGCTGGTGTCGGGCATCGGCAACATCTACGCGGACGAAGCGTTGTGGCGGGCGCGCCTGCACTGGTCACGGCCGACGGAGAAGCTGACGATGGCCAAGGGCCGCGAGCTGCTGTCGGCGGCGGCGGACGTGATGAACGCGGCCCTGGGCGCGGGCGGCACGTCGTTCGACGCGCTGTACGTGAACGTCAACGGGCAGTCGGGGTACTTCGACCGGTCCCTGGACGCGTACGGCCAGGAGGGCAAGCCGTGCGGCCGGTGCGGCACGGCGATCCGGCGGGAGCCGTTCATGAACCGGTCGTCGTTCTCCTGTCCCCGCTGCCAGCCCCGGCCCAGGCGGCAACTTGGGTAG
- a CDS encoding DUF1700 domain-containing protein gives MSDKPTAVRVYLARVRTALADLPASEIEEILDDVRPHLAELEAELGEGARVEALIERLGTPESYAAELRASGGYPPAAEGATQVLPAKTAPSLVKPRIAFWGLLVCAVALALFAFGAAVNLDPGDLLGAVLFLPVFLVSLFFLLSGGTEPVLALPEVGWLRRTLAKGREQEDSGKALSYLASLKPAWWVVCALVLVAFGLLLMLRSRSAVLLLPFLLVAGGAAVWAGPRLRRDRRLLWVAVPVSAFVIGGMLGGFAAAVDLISHRNSYANMPSYYQSSDRYGNDQLTYGGREIENVYAFDGEGKPLTEVYLYDEEGRPITLTRYGCERSSGTKEKIGADNRFPRPRIEQGVTDDQGNYNGYNGYRSACREDASVPFSAAIPKVTAPPTSPTAPTSSTAPATPTPTR, from the coding sequence ATGAGCGACAAGCCGACCGCCGTGCGGGTGTATCTGGCGCGGGTCCGCACCGCGCTCGCCGACCTGCCCGCGAGTGAGATCGAAGAGATCCTCGACGACGTCCGCCCGCACCTGGCGGAACTCGAAGCCGAGCTGGGAGAGGGCGCCCGCGTCGAAGCCCTGATCGAACGGCTCGGCACGCCGGAGAGCTACGCCGCCGAGCTGCGCGCGTCCGGTGGCTACCCGCCGGCCGCGGAGGGAGCGACGCAGGTACTGCCGGCGAAGACCGCCCCGAGCCTCGTGAAGCCGAGGATCGCGTTCTGGGGCCTGCTGGTGTGCGCGGTGGCGCTCGCGCTGTTCGCGTTCGGCGCCGCCGTCAACCTCGATCCCGGCGATCTCCTGGGCGCCGTGCTGTTCCTGCCGGTGTTCCTCGTCAGCCTGTTCTTCCTGCTCAGCGGCGGGACCGAGCCGGTGCTGGCGCTGCCGGAGGTGGGCTGGCTGCGGCGGACGCTGGCGAAGGGACGCGAGCAGGAGGACTCCGGGAAGGCGCTGAGCTACCTGGCTTCGCTGAAGCCGGCGTGGTGGGTCGTGTGCGCGCTGGTGCTGGTGGCGTTCGGGCTGCTGCTCATGCTGCGTTCGCGAAGCGCGGTGCTGCTGCTGCCGTTCCTGCTCGTCGCGGGCGGCGCGGCGGTGTGGGCGGGTCCGCGGTTGCGCCGCGACCGGCGGCTGCTGTGGGTGGCTGTGCCGGTCTCGGCGTTCGTCATCGGCGGCATGCTGGGCGGGTTCGCCGCCGCCGTCGACCTGATCTCGCACCGGAACTCCTACGCGAACATGCCGTCGTACTACCAGTCGTCCGACCGGTACGGAAACGACCAGCTGACCTACGGCGGCCGCGAGATCGAGAACGTCTACGCGTTCGACGGCGAGGGCAAGCCGCTGACGGAGGTCTACCTCTACGACGAAGAGGGCCGTCCGATCACGCTGACCCGCTACGGCTGCGAACGCTCGTCGGGCACGAAGGAGAAGATCGGGGCGGACAACCGGTTCCCGCGGCCGCGGATCGAGCAGGGCGTCACCGACGACCAGGGCAACTACAACGGCTACAACGGGTACCGGTCGGCGTGCCGCGAGGACGCGAGCGTGCCGTTCAGCGCGGCGATCCCGAAGGTGACGGCGCCGCCGACGTCCCCGACCGCACCGACGTCCTCGACCGCGCCGGCCACGCCGACGCCGACGAGGTAA